One genomic region from Leptospira tipperaryensis encodes:
- a CDS encoding DUF1993 domain-containing protein translates to MLYEITILQFTKMLKNLSVLLERGASHAETKKVDVEILLNSRLALDQFHLIKQVQIACDTAKLGVSRLTGKDAPKHDDQEKTLSELQTRIQSVLEYLGTFSEKDFNESEDRKISQPRWEGKYLTGKEFAIQHAIPNFYFHITTAYSILRHNGVEIGKKNYLGDMPFKS, encoded by the coding sequence ATGCTCTACGAAATCACAATTCTTCAATTCACAAAGATGCTCAAAAATCTCAGCGTCCTCTTAGAAAGAGGTGCGTCCCACGCAGAAACCAAAAAGGTCGACGTCGAGATTCTTCTGAATTCAAGGCTCGCTCTCGATCAGTTTCATCTCATCAAACAAGTTCAGATCGCCTGTGATACCGCAAAGTTAGGAGTTTCCCGTCTTACCGGAAAGGACGCGCCCAAACACGACGACCAGGAAAAAACTCTTTCCGAACTCCAGACAAGAATTCAATCGGTCTTGGAATATCTCGGAACCTTTTCGGAAAAGGACTTCAACGAATCCGAAGACCGTAAAATCTCGCAACCGCGCTGGGAAGGAAAGTATCTCACCGGAAAAGAATTCGCAATCCAACACGCGATTCCTAATTTCTATTTTCATATTACAACCGCGTATTCCATCTTACGTCATAACGGAGTGGAAATCGGTAAGAAGAATTATCTGGGTGATATGCCCTTTAAGAGTTAA
- the lysS gene encoding lysine--tRNA ligase produces MLDAKESNELIQQRIQKIEELKKQGINPYPIRFFPDSKSKEIVEKYEKTPTGPETIYKLGGRLHSKRVMGKASFAHLKDSTGIIQLYATRDDLGEATYAIFKSLDLGDIIGLEGYLFTTQKGEITLHLTGVQLLAKCIRPLPVVKEKDGVIYDAFADVEQRYRMRYVDLVVNDSVRETFITRSRIVSEIRSFLTNEGFLEVETPMMQPIAGGAAARPFVTHHNTLDMQLFLRIAPELYLKRLIVGGLDRVFELNRNFRNEGISTKHNPEFTMMEAYMAFGDMASMLDLTERLITYLAEKVCGTLKIQYGKDMIDLSPPWRRVTYVDIIKEYSGIDFSQITTLEEAKKKASELKVDVSKCHSIWKVADEVFSDKAEPNLIQPVFITDYPTELSPLAKSNPEKPGFVERFEPYVAGREIGNAFTELNDPFDQKERFEEQVRQREAGDDEAFMMDEDYIRALEYGMPPTGGLGIGIDRLVMLLTNSHSIRDTILFPLMRPE; encoded by the coding sequence ATGTTAGACGCAAAAGAATCAAACGAGCTCATTCAGCAAAGAATTCAGAAAATAGAAGAATTAAAAAAACAAGGGATCAATCCCTACCCGATTCGTTTTTTTCCGGATTCTAAATCCAAAGAAATCGTAGAAAAATACGAAAAAACTCCGACTGGACCCGAAACGATTTACAAACTCGGAGGAAGGCTACATTCCAAAAGAGTGATGGGAAAAGCGAGTTTCGCTCATCTCAAGGACAGCACCGGAATCATCCAGCTCTACGCGACAAGAGACGATCTCGGAGAAGCGACCTACGCAATCTTCAAGTCTTTAGACTTGGGAGATATCATCGGCTTAGAAGGTTATCTGTTCACCACTCAGAAAGGTGAGATCACCTTACACCTAACCGGCGTTCAACTACTCGCAAAGTGTATCCGCCCTCTTCCCGTTGTAAAAGAAAAAGACGGAGTCATTTACGACGCTTTTGCGGACGTAGAGCAGAGATATAGAATGCGTTATGTGGACTTGGTGGTCAACGATAGCGTACGAGAGACTTTCATCACTCGAAGCAGAATCGTTTCCGAAATCAGAAGTTTCCTCACAAACGAAGGTTTTTTAGAAGTGGAAACACCGATGATGCAACCGATCGCGGGTGGTGCAGCGGCGAGACCGTTCGTAACACATCACAATACTCTCGATATGCAGTTATTCTTAAGAATCGCTCCGGAACTCTATCTCAAACGTCTGATCGTAGGCGGACTGGATCGGGTTTTCGAACTCAACCGAAACTTTAGAAACGAGGGAATTTCCACAAAGCACAATCCTGAATTTACGATGATGGAAGCCTACATGGCTTTCGGGGACATGGCTTCGATGTTGGATCTTACGGAAAGACTCATCACCTATCTCGCCGAAAAAGTCTGCGGAACCTTAAAGATTCAATACGGAAAAGACATGATCGATCTTTCCCCTCCTTGGAGAAGAGTCACTTACGTAGATATCATCAAAGAATATAGTGGAATCGACTTTAGTCAGATTACAACTCTTGAAGAAGCGAAGAAAAAGGCTTCCGAGCTAAAAGTGGACGTTTCCAAATGCCATAGCATCTGGAAAGTCGCAGACGAAGTATTTTCCGACAAGGCAGAACCGAATCTCATCCAACCCGTTTTTATCACGGATTACCCGACTGAACTTTCTCCTCTCGCAAAATCCAATCCGGAAAAACCGGGATTTGTGGAACGTTTCGAGCCCTATGTGGCGGGAAGAGAAATCGGAAACGCCTTTACTGAGTTAAACGATCCTTTTGATCAAAAAGAAAGATTTGAAGAACAGGTAAGACAGAGAGAAGCCGGAGACGACGAAGCGTTTATGATGGACGAAGACTATATCCGCGCTCTGGAATACGGAATGCCTCCTACGGGCGGGCTTGGAATCGGAATCGATCGTTTGGTGATGCTTCTTACCAATTCTCATTCGATTCGAGATACGATTCTATTTCCTTTGATGCGGCCCGAATGA
- the fliG gene encoding flagellar motor switch protein FliG: protein MDKESTSGARKEKIRKSALLLLSLNKEDAAKVLSKLDDSMIEEIILEMAQIKTISKKEKEDVLLEFKNSVLPGEGEIKGGMDAAREILQHSMGKEKAENILGKLSRKDIEDDFSFLSEAEPGVLAGLLQHESPQTIAVTLAFMTPKKAADILKFFPGELQASVAYRLANTTKTHPDAIKEIARVLKKKYEQRDRSEYSEAGGAEALANILNHMDKSQEENILKELEANSPELAKQVKEKLYTFEDVLGLDQKEMRILINRLSDDETLSMALRGSGDELRNHFLNAMSRNRAAEIMDMMDIRGKLTLREINDARNIVLNLVRELEEEGTIFVKKDGEEYI from the coding sequence GTGGATAAAGAATCAACTTCCGGTGCAAGAAAAGAAAAAATCAGAAAATCGGCCCTTCTCCTCTTGTCGCTTAACAAAGAAGACGCCGCCAAGGTTCTTTCAAAATTAGACGACTCTATGATCGAAGAGATCATCCTCGAGATGGCTCAGATCAAGACCATCTCCAAAAAAGAAAAAGAAGACGTTCTATTAGAATTTAAGAATTCAGTTCTTCCCGGTGAAGGGGAAATCAAAGGTGGAATGGACGCCGCGAGAGAAATTCTCCAGCACTCGATGGGAAAGGAAAAAGCGGAGAATATTTTAGGAAAACTTTCCCGGAAAGATATCGAAGACGATTTTTCTTTTTTAAGCGAAGCGGAACCCGGAGTTCTCGCGGGTCTTCTCCAACACGAATCTCCTCAGACAATTGCAGTCACTCTCGCTTTTATGACTCCGAAAAAAGCCGCCGATATTTTAAAATTCTTTCCGGGAGAATTGCAGGCCAGTGTCGCCTATCGTTTGGCAAACACTACAAAGACCCATCCCGACGCGATCAAAGAAATCGCCAGGGTCTTAAAGAAAAAATACGAGCAGAGAGATCGTTCCGAATACAGCGAAGCTGGCGGAGCCGAAGCTTTGGCAAATATTCTCAATCACATGGACAAGTCTCAGGAAGAGAATATTCTAAAAGAGCTGGAAGCGAATTCTCCGGAACTCGCAAAACAAGTCAAAGAAAAGTTATACACTTTTGAAGACGTTCTTGGTCTCGATCAAAAAGAAATGCGAATTCTTATCAATCGCCTAAGCGACGACGAAACTCTGAGTATGGCGCTTCGAGGTTCCGGAGACGAACTCAGAAATCACTTCCTAAACGCTATGTCTAGAAACCGCGCGGCCGAAATCATGGATATGATGGACATCCGAGGAAAACTCACCTTACGCGAAATCAACGACGCAAGAAATATCGTTCTCAACCTGGTCCGAGAATTGGAAGAAGAAGGAACGATCTTTGTGAAAAAAGACGGAGAAGAGTATATCTAA
- a CDS encoding pyruvate dehydrogenase complex dihydrolipoamide acetyltransferase, whose protein sequence is MAKIAEMTQLSPTMSEGKIVRWLKKNGDSVSPGEILAEVETDKAVMEMEAFESGVLLEILAPEGTLLPVGAPVAIIGKTGEDISALVETAKKSIPAKKETASNPTPEVSSVAPTTTSSVPEKKIEIQKPVASVVREPDETRKEDFHSQREGKNFGGTIKASPLAKNLALQSGVNLDEVLGSGPGGRIIKRDILSFQESGGKGTHFVKRQDRKLELTGMRKTIATRLAHSTSTIPHFYLTMEVDAEPIDHLRNSINKDLKLEGHDKISVNDLILKVCSLCLREVPEVNSSWREDHILEHGRIDIGVAVSIEGGLITPYIRNADQKNVTAISREIKELASRARERKLKPGEYTDGTFTVSNLGMFGISSFTAVINEPEAAILAVGALVEKAVIQNGSLVAGKTLTVTLSCDHRVVDGATGARFLSAFREFTEHPLRLLTG, encoded by the coding sequence ATGGCTAAAATTGCAGAAATGACTCAGCTCAGTCCGACGATGTCCGAGGGAAAGATCGTTCGTTGGCTCAAAAAAAACGGAGATTCAGTTTCTCCGGGTGAAATTTTGGCGGAAGTGGAAACCGATAAGGCAGTCATGGAGATGGAAGCCTTTGAATCCGGGGTTCTTCTCGAAATTCTCGCGCCGGAAGGAACCCTTCTTCCTGTAGGAGCTCCCGTCGCCATCATCGGAAAAACCGGAGAAGACATTTCTGCGTTAGTCGAAACCGCAAAAAAATCCATTCCCGCAAAAAAAGAAACCGCTTCGAATCCAACTCCCGAAGTTTCTTCCGTCGCACCTACAACTACTTCGTCCGTTCCTGAGAAAAAGATAGAAATACAAAAGCCGGTGGCTTCGGTTGTTCGAGAACCCGATGAAACTCGGAAAGAGGATTTTCATTCTCAAAGAGAGGGAAAGAATTTTGGTGGAACGATCAAGGCTTCACCTCTTGCAAAAAATCTTGCGCTTCAAAGCGGAGTCAACTTAGACGAGGTCCTTGGCTCCGGTCCCGGAGGAAGAATCATCAAAAGAGACATTCTTTCTTTTCAAGAATCCGGAGGCAAAGGAACCCATTTTGTGAAACGTCAGGATCGAAAGTTGGAACTGACAGGAATGAGAAAGACCATCGCAACAAGACTGGCTCATTCTACATCCACGATTCCTCATTTTTATCTTACGATGGAAGTCGACGCGGAACCGATCGATCATCTCAGAAATTCGATCAACAAGGATCTAAAACTCGAAGGTCACGATAAGATCAGCGTCAACGACCTCATTCTCAAGGTTTGTTCTTTGTGTTTGAGGGAAGTTCCCGAAGTCAACTCTTCTTGGAGAGAAGATCATATCCTTGAGCACGGAAGGATCGATATCGGTGTCGCGGTTTCCATCGAGGGCGGACTCATCACTCCTTATATTCGAAACGCGGATCAGAAAAATGTGACCGCGATCAGTCGCGAGATAAAAGAACTTGCTTCCCGAGCAAGAGAGAGAAAACTCAAACCGGGGGAATACACGGACGGAACCTTTACCGTCTCCAACCTCGGAATGTTTGGAATTTCTTCCTTCACTGCGGTCATCAACGAACCGGAAGCTGCCATCCTCGCGGTAGGCGCTCTCGTAGAAAAAGCGGTGATCCAAAACGGAAGTCTGGTCGCGGGAAAAACCTTAACGGTAACTCTTTCCTGCGATCACAGAGTTGTCGACGGCGCCACCGGAGCCAGATTTCTTTCTGCATTTCGAGAATTTACGGAACATCCCCTTCGCCTACTAACAGGTTAA
- a CDS encoding glycosyltransferase family 2 protein: protein MKTNRYYSNQIWITRIFLFLTIVSCVFACIEMFQILVEEILDHRPFAAIGQVAFIVIITLLTYGNFVYQFTRLGYFKRLLKHNPPDREKLEGIYKTECPPLAVLVPSYKEELDIVRETLLSAALQDYPNRRVVLLIDDPPQPKNYSDFEALQKMRNLPESLQKEFEEACAPFSKAKDEFLKRKLFGSLDPSTETEELIRLYQSVSLWFQTRILNYDDHTIKRELPEHTRVFMRDRFFAKWEELHSERTIELENLLSQGGASLERIEKEYNRLSYLFSVNFTSFERKRYLNLSHLPNKAMNLNSYIYLLGKKWKEREESHGAILEETQELIPSFEIPAAEFLITLDADSALLPDYVLKLAHVMASPQNERVAVAQTPYSAIPGAPNLLEQMAGATTDIQYQIHQGFTHFGATFWVGANAMLRYKALLDICTVYEERGHKVYRYIQDNTVIEDTESSIDLLDVNWNLYNYPERLAYSATPADFGSLLIQRRRWANGGLIILPKLLRHVFQWPWKLTKFIEAFFRVHYLGSIAAVNIGLVILMGSPLGEGMETYWIAISSLPYFFLYGMDLVEMGYRWMDVFRVYALNLLLIPVNLAGVLMSLNQAVTGKQIPFSRTPKVIGRTAMPALYVVAEYSLLAQLFFGFVTNYLHRNWAYSFYNLANALMLGYAIVKFIGLRASWEDLMLSLNKPPADIVETVAQLVEPRVTIELETAMLYSNDASEKDPVH, encoded by the coding sequence TTGAAGACAAATCGGTATTACAGCAACCAGATCTGGATCACTCGCATTTTCCTTTTTCTGACGATCGTCTCCTGCGTTTTCGCGTGCATCGAGATGTTCCAAATTCTCGTCGAAGAAATTCTCGATCACAGACCGTTTGCCGCTATTGGTCAGGTCGCTTTCATTGTTATCATAACGTTACTCACCTACGGGAACTTCGTTTATCAATTTACCCGCCTGGGCTATTTCAAAAGACTTCTCAAACACAACCCTCCCGATCGAGAAAAATTGGAAGGAATCTATAAGACGGAATGTCCTCCGTTGGCCGTTTTGGTCCCTTCCTATAAAGAAGAATTGGACATCGTCCGAGAAACACTTTTGTCCGCCGCCCTCCAAGACTACCCAAACAGACGGGTTGTATTGTTGATCGACGATCCTCCTCAACCGAAAAATTATTCCGATTTCGAAGCCCTTCAGAAGATGAGAAATCTTCCGGAATCTCTTCAAAAAGAATTTGAGGAAGCTTGTGCGCCTTTCTCCAAGGCCAAAGACGAATTCCTAAAACGTAAACTTTTCGGTTCTCTCGATCCATCTACGGAAACCGAAGAATTGATCCGTCTTTACCAAAGCGTATCTCTTTGGTTTCAGACTCGCATTCTAAACTACGACGATCATACGATCAAAAGAGAACTTCCGGAACACACCCGTGTTTTTATGAGAGATCGTTTCTTTGCCAAATGGGAAGAATTGCATTCCGAAAGAACGATTGAATTGGAGAATCTCCTTTCTCAAGGCGGAGCTTCTTTGGAAAGAATCGAAAAAGAATACAATCGACTTTCTTATCTCTTTTCCGTAAATTTTACGAGCTTTGAAAGAAAGAGATATCTCAACCTCTCTCATCTTCCGAACAAAGCGATGAACTTAAACAGTTACATCTATCTTTTAGGAAAAAAATGGAAAGAAAGAGAAGAATCTCACGGAGCCATTCTCGAAGAGACGCAGGAATTAATTCCTTCCTTTGAAATTCCTGCCGCAGAATTTTTAATCACTTTAGACGCCGACAGTGCACTTCTTCCCGACTACGTTTTGAAGTTGGCGCACGTGATGGCCTCGCCTCAAAACGAAAGAGTAGCCGTCGCTCAAACTCCTTACAGCGCGATTCCCGGAGCTCCCAATCTCCTCGAACAAATGGCGGGAGCAACCACAGACATTCAATATCAGATTCACCAAGGTTTTACTCATTTCGGCGCTACGTTCTGGGTTGGGGCGAACGCGATGCTTCGTTACAAAGCACTTCTTGATATCTGCACCGTGTATGAAGAACGAGGACATAAGGTCTATCGTTACATTCAAGACAACACGGTAATCGAAGACACCGAATCCAGCATCGATCTTTTGGACGTAAATTGGAATCTTTATAACTATCCGGAACGTCTCGCTTATAGCGCGACCCCTGCCGACTTCGGTTCCCTTCTCATTCAAAGAAGAAGATGGGCGAACGGTGGATTGATCATTCTTCCGAAACTTTTACGTCACGTATTTCAGTGGCCTTGGAAACTTACGAAGTTTATCGAAGCGTTCTTTCGAGTTCACTACCTCGGTTCTATCGCGGCGGTCAATATCGGTTTGGTAATCCTTATGGGAAGTCCCCTCGGAGAAGGAATGGAAACCTACTGGATTGCGATCTCCTCCCTTCCCTATTTCTTTCTCTACGGAATGGATCTTGTGGAAATGGGATATCGTTGGATGGATGTATTCCGAGTTTATGCGTTGAATCTACTCCTCATTCCGGTCAATCTCGCCGGAGTTTTGATGTCTCTGAACCAAGCCGTTACGGGAAAACAAATTCCATTCAGCAGAACTCCGAAAGTTATCGGAAGAACCGCGATGCCCGCGCTCTACGTAGTTGCAGAATATTCTCTTTTGGCTCAGCTTTTCTTCGGCTTTGTTACGAACTACCTACATCGAAACTGGGCTTATTCTTTCTACAACCTCGCGAACGCTCTCATGTTGGGATATGCGATCGTAAAATTTATCGGACTCAGAGCAAGCTGGGAAGATCTTATGCTTTCTCTAAACAAACCTCCTGCGGACATCGTAGAAACCGTTGCACAGTTGGTGGAACCGAGGGTTACAATCGAACTTGAAACGGCGATGCTCTACAGCAACGACGCTTCGGAAAAAGATCCGGTTCATTGA
- a CDS encoding WecB/TagA/CpsF family glycosyltransferase produces the protein MKKPSEIIHLSAKDDRDYLLDYQVIQTETLGKTDILGVPFDNVSQDEAVAKIYRLLEEKERFHHVLFLDPIKVMSVRKGKKLHRITEKATLILAEGAGLQWAAARLGKNLKERISPIALMMDLVRLCELRNYSIFMLGGKEDVIEKVYFTLSRHFPGVRIVGRHAGYMNPQRELMVKESIRKTSPNIIFLAMDFPEQEIWIENNTAFFGHSVIIGVSGSLDILSGKVRKAPNFFKLRGLIWVWRIMSKPWRLFRVFRMFQFFTVVFFKSLFRKKS, from the coding sequence ATGAAAAAGCCTAGTGAAATCATACATCTCTCCGCGAAGGACGATCGGGATTACCTCCTGGATTATCAAGTCATTCAGACGGAAACATTAGGAAAAACGGATATTCTGGGAGTGCCTTTTGACAATGTCTCTCAAGATGAGGCAGTCGCTAAGATATACCGTTTACTGGAAGAAAAAGAAAGATTTCATCACGTTCTCTTTTTGGACCCGATCAAAGTCATGTCGGTTAGAAAGGGAAAAAAACTTCACCGGATCACTGAAAAAGCCACCTTGATTCTCGCGGAAGGCGCAGGCCTCCAATGGGCCGCTGCGAGGCTCGGAAAAAATCTCAAAGAAAGAATTTCTCCCATCGCGTTGATGATGGACTTGGTTCGTCTTTGTGAGCTCAGAAATTATTCCATCTTTATGCTCGGCGGTAAAGAAGACGTAATCGAAAAGGTTTATTTTACACTTTCCCGTCACTTTCCCGGAGTGAGAATCGTAGGACGTCACGCGGGTTATATGAATCCGCAAAGAGAATTGATGGTAAAAGAATCGATTCGTAAGACCAGTCCGAATATTATCTTTCTCGCAATGGATTTTCCGGAACAAGAAATCTGGATCGAAAACAATACCGCATTCTTTGGCCACTCCGTGATCATCGGGGTGAGCGGCTCTTTAGACATTCTTTCCGGAAAGGTAAGAAAGGCTCCGAATTTTTTCAAACTCAGAGGACTGATCTGGGTGTGGAGAATTATGAGCAAACCTTGGAGACTGTTTCGCGTATTTAGAATGTTTCAGTTTTTTACGGTTGTATTTTTCAAATCCCTCTTTCGTAAAAAATCTTAG
- a CDS encoding pyruvate dehydrogenase complex E1 component subunit beta: MAILTYREALNRAMCEEMDKDPNIFLMGEEVGHYDGAYKVSQGMLAKYGEKRVIDTPISENGFAGVGIGAAMIGLRPIIEFMTWNFSLVAIDQIINSAAKMNYMSAGQFPIPIVFRGAGGAGGRLAAQHSQSFESWYAHIPGLKVIAPYSPADACGLLKTAIADNNPTIFIESEVLYGSRGEVPDQEYSIPFGKADIKREGSHITIVSWSRALMYVLPAAERLAKEGISVEVLDLRSIRPLDEEAIYASVAKTNRALIVEEGWEVAGFGAQVAYLIQKNAFDHLDAPVERITQEDVPMPYAANLEKASLPSEEKIIAKVREMLE; this comes from the coding sequence ATGGCGATCCTAACTTACAGAGAAGCGCTCAACCGCGCGATGTGCGAAGAAATGGATAAGGATCCTAACATCTTTCTCATGGGAGAAGAAGTCGGACACTACGACGGAGCCTACAAGGTTTCTCAGGGAATGCTCGCGAAATACGGAGAAAAAAGGGTCATCGATACTCCCATCTCGGAGAACGGTTTTGCCGGAGTCGGGATCGGAGCCGCAATGATCGGCTTACGTCCTATCATCGAATTTATGACCTGGAACTTTTCCCTTGTCGCGATCGATCAGATTATCAACTCGGCTGCTAAGATGAATTATATGAGCGCGGGTCAGTTTCCGATTCCGATCGTGTTCCGAGGAGCGGGAGGGGCGGGAGGAAGACTCGCTGCTCAACATTCTCAATCGTTTGAAAGTTGGTATGCTCATATCCCCGGTTTAAAGGTGATAGCGCCTTATTCGCCGGCGGATGCGTGCGGACTTTTAAAGACCGCCATCGCCGACAACAATCCGACGATTTTTATCGAAAGCGAAGTTTTATACGGAAGTCGCGGAGAAGTTCCCGATCAAGAATATTCGATTCCTTTCGGTAAGGCCGATATAAAACGGGAAGGTTCTCATATAACGATAGTTAGCTGGTCTCGCGCGTTGATGTATGTTCTTCCCGCCGCAGAAAGACTCGCCAAGGAAGGAATTTCCGTGGAAGTTTTGGATCTTCGTTCGATCCGTCCTTTAGACGAAGAGGCAATCTACGCGTCCGTAGCAAAGACGAACCGCGCCCTAATCGTGGAAGAAGGTTGGGAAGTGGCGGGTTTTGGCGCGCAAGTAGCCTATCTAATCCAGAAAAACGCATTCGATCATCTGGACGCTCCCGTGGAAAGGATTACACAAGAAGACGTTCCCATGCCCTACGCCGCCAATTTGGAAAAGGCCTCTCTTCCGAGTGAAGAGAAGATCATCGCCAAAGTCAGAGAAATGCTCGAGTAA
- a CDS encoding CDP-alcohol phosphatidyltransferase family protein has translation MLVQEKKPKELLEDRIFTVSNFLSVSRVFLLPFFITFTKTYMEDPEKTEFLIYAVLTCIGAVITDYLDGFLARLLNQESVLGRYLDPVCDKIVTVGGLSVIVHYFRFPSWILVAYVIREILGVWLGSFLYLKRGIQGKPNWWGKFGVGLVAVAVLWYMCLPLIELQIVGESFLKHPEYSGYVLVLILSIGIFAYSKRYWNIVFHPEKIQIDPEDKKTRKKYELV, from the coding sequence ATGCTCGTTCAGGAAAAAAAACCAAAGGAACTCTTAGAAGATCGAATCTTTACGGTCTCGAATTTTCTCTCCGTAAGTAGAGTCTTTCTTTTACCCTTTTTTATTACTTTCACGAAAACTTATATGGAAGATCCGGAAAAAACGGAATTCCTCATCTACGCGGTCCTCACTTGTATCGGTGCGGTTATCACGGACTATCTGGATGGTTTTTTAGCGCGTCTTCTCAATCAAGAATCCGTTTTGGGACGTTATTTGGATCCCGTCTGCGATAAGATCGTTACAGTAGGCGGACTTTCCGTGATCGTTCACTACTTCCGTTTCCCTTCTTGGATTCTCGTCGCTTATGTAATTCGGGAAATCTTAGGCGTTTGGTTGGGAAGTTTTCTCTATCTCAAAAGAGGAATTCAAGGAAAACCAAATTGGTGGGGAAAGTTTGGAGTTGGACTCGTCGCCGTCGCCGTCCTCTGGTATATGTGCCTTCCTCTCATTGAATTACAAATTGTAGGCGAGAGTTTTCTGAAACATCCTGAATATTCAGGCTACGTTCTGGTCCTCATTCTCAGTATCGGTATCTTCGCTTATTCCAAACGTTATTGGAATATCGTCTTTCACCCCGAAAAAATTCAAATTGACCCCGAGGATAAAAAGACTCGAAAGAAATACGAACTCGTTTGA
- a CDS encoding polysaccharide deacetylase family protein — MILLSFHVFCSSPEKESNTAKVSNLKGIPVLIYHEIVTEEDRVPGETVISLEKFKEQMDYLSSHGYHPISMKELLLYMKKGTALPDRSIVLNFDDGWKNVLNAVPILKKHSFPASFWIIAGPKGIGNGEYLEWSEIRELAGNPLFEIGSHTYSHPWNPKDNLVTWVDHKVPNKGKKEALFELKESKKILESKLGIPINYLAWPCGWYNEKLVQLAKQSGYKALLTTEEGANQPGADPLHIKRIFIDGKCDLATFIEQLENPRYIVCQKTQKSTQGNSPYSY, encoded by the coding sequence TTGATTTTACTTTCTTTCCATGTCTTCTGCAGTTCTCCCGAAAAGGAATCGAACACGGCGAAAGTCTCGAATCTCAAAGGAATCCCCGTTCTTATCTATCACGAAATTGTAACAGAAGAGGATCGAGTGCCGGGAGAAACAGTAATCTCCCTTGAAAAATTCAAAGAGCAGATGGACTATCTTTCTTCTCATGGATATCATCCGATCTCGATGAAAGAACTCCTCCTTTATATGAAAAAAGGAACCGCTCTTCCCGATCGTTCCATCGTCCTCAACTTTGACGACGGTTGGAAGAATGTCTTAAACGCGGTTCCAATTCTAAAAAAACATTCCTTTCCCGCTTCCTTCTGGATCATCGCAGGGCCCAAAGGAATTGGAAACGGAGAATATTTGGAATGGTCCGAAATTCGGGAATTGGCAGGGAACCCACTTTTCGAAATCGGATCTCATACGTATAGCCATCCCTGGAATCCTAAGGACAACCTCGTAACCTGGGTTGATCATAAGGTTCCGAACAAGGGAAAAAAAGAAGCTCTCTTCGAACTCAAGGAATCCAAAAAAATCTTAGAAAGCAAGTTAGGAATCCCAATCAATTATCTGGCCTGGCCTTGCGGTTGGTACAATGAAAAGTTGGTTCAGTTAGCAAAACAATCCGGTTACAAGGCGCTTTTGACAACAGAAGAAGGGGCCAACCAACCGGGGGCTGACCCTTTGCATATAAAACGAATCTTCATCGATGGGAAATGTGATCTTGCAACTTTTATTGAACAATTGGAGAACCCAAGATACATCGTATGTCAGAAGACACAGAAATCCACCCAAGGGAACTCACCTTATTCTTATTAG